In Candidatus Methylomirabilis sp., the sequence GAACGCTTCCAGATCGGGGATCGCCGAGGCCAGGTTCGGCATCGGCTGCATGAGGGTGGTCGGGCTCTTGCGCCTGTAGCCCGGGGGGTAGGTCCCCCGGAGGATCCGCGCCTCCAGCAGCTCCCGGGAGGAGCCCTGGATGGCGGGACCGAGCGGACCCGCCTTCGAGGGGTCCGGGTTATGGCAGGCGATGCACTGGGCCAGGTAGACCTGTTTCCCCCGGCTGGCATCGCCGTCCCCACCCCCCGGCGCCTTCGGTTCCGCGCCGCAGGCACCGAGCGCCAGGGCGCAGGCGAAAGCCAGGACCCGCCGGGCCCGCCCCGGGCCGGGCTCCGTCCTACCGGGTGAGCTTCCGGAAGCGGTCGTTGATCCTCCCCCAGTGCAGGTGCGCGATGAAGTTGTCAATGTATTTCGCCCGCCCCGGTCCGTCCTTGTGGTAGTAGGCGTGTTCGAAGACATCGCAGGCGATGAGCGGGATCCCCCCCCAGATGGCGCCGTACTGGTGCTCATCCACGAGAACATTGAGGAGCCGTCCGGACAGGAGGCTGTCGTGGGCCAGGAGGGCCCACCCGGAGAGCTTCGCAGAGATGGCCGTGGCCTTGAAGTCCGCCTTCCAGGCGTCGAAGGTGCCGAACTCCTTCTCGACGGCCCGCAGCACGTCGGGGCCCTTCTTCGGGTCCCCGTCGCCCCCCATGACCTCCCAGTAGACGTCGTGGAGCAGCGTCCCGGAGTGGTTCCAGGTGAGACGCCGCTTCAGCTCGCCGATGATGCTGTAGTTGCCATTGGCCGCCGCCCGGTCGGCGCCCTCCAGGCCCTTCTCGATGTTGTTCAGGGCGGTGACGTAGCCCTTGTGGTGCGTGTTGTAGTGCCAGTCGGTCGTCTCGGGGCTGATCACGCTGGTGAGGAGTTTCTTCGCCTCATCATCCGAGTAGGGCCGCGTCTTGAGTTTCCATTCGTAGGCCA encodes:
- a CDS encoding Fe-Mn family superoxide dismutase, yielding MAYEWKLKTRPYSDDEAKKLLTSVISPETTDWHYNTHHKGYVTALNNIEKGLEGADRAAANGNYSIIGELKRRLTWNHSGTLLHDVYWEVMGGDGDPKKGPDVLRAVEKEFGTFDAWKADFKATAISAKLSGWALLAHDSLLSGRLLNVLVDEHQYGAIWGGIPLIACDVFEHAYYHKDGPGRAKYIDNFIAHLHWGRINDRFRKLTR